The genomic window gtgagctgtggtgtaggtcgcagacgcggctcggatcccgcgttgctgtggctgtggcgtaggctggcagctacagctccaattcgactcctagcccaggaataaccatacgccacgggtgtagccataaaaagaaaagaaaaaaagtttttaaaaaagttaaatgaaaacaaaaaggccCTGGGAATTAAGAATCCCCATATGGGTCACTGTCCTAGGACAGTGAGTCCCAGGAGACTTCCTTTGCATTCAGCCTAAAACAAAAGAAGTACGTGGATGTTATGatctcacatttaatttttttcacagtgtAGACTTTGAGCTCCTGCCaccctctctctgctctgtgagCTCACTGACCGCAAAGTGAAGCAGTAAGTAGCAAGGGGGGGTTTTCAAGGAAAAACAACCAGCTGTCAAGCACTGCGGacagccctttttttttcttccgggAGAAAGGTGTGCAGATGGTTGTGACTGTATTCAGCATGAATAAGCGGCAGTCCTAGGACCCGTGGCTAATATAAGTTTATTCCTGGTTCCGTCACAGAGAGAAGCGCCCTGCCTCCTGAGCGAGTTTGAGACTCGGGGTGATAGGGAAAGAGGATCCTGCTCCTCCCCTGTATCCAGGCCAGTTAAGGAGGGAATGGGGGCGGGGGAACATGCAGCCGaatgatgcttttattttatttattttttgccttttctagggccgcacccatggtatatggaggttcccaggctaggggtctaatgggagctgtagccaccggcctccgccagagccacagcaaaggcagatcggagccccatctgtgacctacaccacagctcacggcaacgcaggatcggttaacccgctgagcgaggccagggatcgaacccacaacctcatggttcctagtcggattcgttaaccactgtgccacaacgggtactcccaCCTCCTGGAGATCTTGCGGCTACCCGTGAGGTAGATCTTACTCCCCCCTCCAACAGAGGAGGAAACCGAGACTTGGGGGTGAGATGAGGGGGTGAAAACCTTGCCCAGGTTCACAACGGTAACTTGTTAGTCAGCACTCTTTACGTTCCAAGTGGAAGAAATCCAACCAAATACGCGTGAACCGCAGATGGCATACAGTCTGTCAGCTCATCTCCCCAGGAAGCCTGCGGGCTTAGAGCCGGCTGCTTCCAGGGCGCAGACCTCTCCCCATCTGTGCTCTCCTCTGCTGTGGCTTCCGCCTCCAGAGGACTCGTGCCCCATGACCGCGAAGATGGTCGTCAGTCATTCCAACGCCGGAccgttttcttcccttttcttttttgatggccgcactcatgacacatggaggttcccaggccagagactagGTCAAGTCTCAGCTCCTttcacccactgctccaggccagggatcgaacccgcacttTTGCAGGGACCCAAGCGGCTGCAGTTGCAGTCTAAACCCACcgtcccacagtgggaactccgcacgcctttgtttttatttggtttttctctGGGTCTTCTCATTGCTttgggccacgcctgtggcatgtggaagttcccgagccagaaAGAACCCGCATCCCAGCAgcaacccgtgccacagcagtgaccgtgccggatccttaacccaccgagccacacgggaactcccaactccacACCTTTGGACCATGTGTCCAGCAGGAGACCATGACTGGCCAGCCATGCTCAGTGGGGCCTTAAACCAGTACTTCAGAGCCCACTTAATCACAGGGAGCAGGGGAGGCTCTGTTACCAGAAGTCAAGGGCATGAGGTGGCAAATGGAGGATCGGAGGTTGAAGCTAGATTGAACTAACTCTCAAGcctcaactctttttttctttttggtgccgcacctgtggcatatggaagctccccgcCTAGctgttgaatccaagctgcacctgccggcctatgccacagccacagcaatgctggatccgagctgcatctgtgacccatcagctggcagcaacaccggatccttaacccactgagtgaggccagggatcaaattcccAGCCTCACGGATCCTATGTTGtggtcttttccttccctcccctccctccctccgttctttttctttctttctctttctttctttctttctttctttctttctttctttcttctctctctctctttctctctctctctcttctctttctctctctctctttctctctctctttctttctctttctctctctctctttctctctctctttctctctctctctctttctcgctctctttctctctctctttctttctctctttctctctctctttctctctctctttctctctctctctctttctctctttctctctttctgcagctgtggcatgtggaaattcctgggcaaggggttgaacTTCTGCCCCAGCAGTaccaacgttgggtccttaacccactgagccacgagggaagtcctatgctgagttcttaacccctgagccacaacaggaactcccaagcctccACTCTCAACAGGTTTTCACATGTTCTGAGATGCCATTGTGGTAAGTAAAACACAATCCATTTGAAAGCAGTAGTGCCTTCCCGGTAATTTGTGGTCCTTATGCATTTTTGGCCCCGTTAATGGATACTCAAGTTGGAACTAACTATCAGGAGGAGGTCCAAAGACCATTCTGTTTTCGGATGTGAGTTAGGGATTCTTAACTGGGGATGTGTTCCGACAGAGCGAGAGTAAGGAGAGCACGAAGAGCAGGGAGCCAGGACAAGGCCCAACCCAGGAGGCAGCGAGGGGAGGGTCCAGGCTGGCGGCTGTGTGACTAGCGGGACAGACCCTGGAAGAGCGGGCTCGGAGCGAGACGCGCGCTAAGTGCGAAGCCAGAGCCCTGGAGGAGAGCAGAGGACGTGACAAGAGCAGATagtgcagggagaggggaggggaagggaaacaCCCAGAGTCTCAGGACGGGGAGCGAGTGTAATTATTAAGCTCGACGGAGAACAATGTCTACATGGCCACGATTTCATAAACACTATCCATTTTTATCTGGAAATAGTGACATCCTGAACCTCAAGAATGGACTGGGGGTGAGACTGTAAAAGAAGCAGCCCTCGCCCATGTTACTAGGAATTCAACAGACAGGGTCTAAACGGATAAATCAAGAACTGGATGTGCAAAGAGACGTGGAGAAAAGCACCAGAAAACTCAGCTGGACCTcactcccttggagttcccttgtggctcagcaggttaaggatctggtgttgtcacagctcaggtcactgctgtggtgtgggttcaatccctggcccaggaaattctgtgtgctgagagtgtggccaaaaaggggggaggagttcccgtcgtggctcagtggttaatgaatccgactaggaaccatgaggttgtgggttcgatccctggccttgctcagtgggttaaggatttggcattgccgtgagctgtggtgcaggtcgcagacacggctgggatccctcatagctctggctctggcataggccagtggctacagctccgattggacccctagcctgggaacctccatatgctgcaggagtggccccaccaaaggcaaaaagacaaaaaaaggggaggggggagggaaggagttcctgtcatggctcagtggaaacaaatctgactagtatccatgaggatgcaggtttgatccctagactcactcagtgggttaaggctccggtgtcgccgtgagctgtggtgtaggtcgcagactcggcttggatcccacatggtgtaggctcggattcaacccctagcctgggaacctccatatgctgtgggttcagccctaaaaaagacaaaaaagctgggggggggggagcacgCCTAAAAACCAGCTCCCTAGAAGTAACCAGGCCCACTGAGCTGGCTCAGGGAGATGGGCAAGGAACTGGTCAGGGACAAGGAactgctgtgtgtccttgggttTTAGCACCGTTTCATTTCACTTAGTACTCCAAAATATGCAAGTAGTACGCCTTTTGGgtttttggtgtttcttttttccagttcattattttgtggtttttttccttctaatcggagctatagctgccggcctacgccagggccacggcaacaccagatcctatctgcctctgcaacctacagcacagcccacagcaatgctggatccttaacccactgaatgagaccagggatccaacctgaaacctcagggttcctagtcgggttcgtttctgctgtgccacgacggaaactcccctaaatcctttattttttttttttttttttggtctttttgtatttttctagggccgcattcccagcatatggaggttcccaggccaggggtctgggtGGAGCGGTAGCCgagggcctgtgccacagccacagcaacgagggatccgggccgtctgccacctacaccacagctcacagcaatgccagatccttagcccactgagagaggccagggatcgcacccgcaacctcatggttccgagttggattcattaaccactgagccacgacggaaactccctgaatccatttttaaaaagagagtggGAAGAGCCAGCATCCTACAACAGAatccaggagaggagttcctgctgtgacacaacaggatcggtggtatctctggagcgctgggacccaggttcaatccccagcacagtgggttaaggatctggtgttgctgcatctgtgtcataggccacaactgtggcttggatctgatccctggcctgggaactccatatgccacacgggGAGgccaagacaaaaagaaagaaagagaaaaggaaaagaatccgGGAGAATACTGGCTATCCCAGCGTTGAGAGAGATGATTGCATTAATACTGGTTTGATGATTTCAATCAGATCCAAgcaaagctgcatctgtgtccaGACAAGAACAGATCTCACTCCAGTGGTCAGAGGAGCAGTGAAAGCAGGGACTGATGAGAATTAGCTGGAATTCCCAGAGCTTACAGCAGACCAGAAACTGTCCTAATGATATTACCTTATTTCACCTGATGTTTCCCCCAGTGTGCAGATGAGGAGCCGAGGCTCAGTGAATTTCTGGAACTTCCCTGAAGTCACACACTCTGGCCCCCTGTGCCTGAGGCCAAGGGGCCAGAGGGCGTTGTGACTCCTCTTTTCTGAGGATGGATCAAATTCAATTCACAAGTTTCCATCTTCAATGCCATCCCCAGGGGCCTATGAAAAATCACGACCCCGTAGCAGTTGTCTTAGCCACTTGTGTTGCCCTGGGCCCTGCACTGTTTTAGGGAAAGCCCAGCAAACACTGCACTGTGGAGTAGAGCTGAGATTCAGAACTAAGCAcgtctggctccagagctcacTCGCTCTGCCACTGAACTACCTCCCTCTCCAACTAGAATCAGAAAGAGCCGGGTGAGAACCCAGCTTCTACCCCTAAAGAGTTGTGTGGGCTCGGGCCCCCGAGTCACTTAACCTCCCTTATGGGAGGTCCCTATGGGGGTAACAGGGGTACCCACCTTCCAGGTGCTTAGCGAGGGCTCTGACCCCTTCTTTGAAATTTGGAGAGCAGGACTGAGGGCCTTCAGTGTACTTCTACAGCTGCGGACCCAGGAGAAGACGCAGGGCTTTTAGAACTCCCCCAGACAGAATCCCAGGGATTTGGGAACAAAGGAACTATGGCTTTCAGTGTGATTATGGCTCCAGTGTTGGAAAACTATTAATGCCTTTCAAATAAGGTGTACTACCTGGATCTTAGTAACTCCtatgtcttttgtcttgtctttttttttttttttttagcgccccatgcgcggcatatggaggttcccaggctaggggtcgaattggaattaTAGCTTCCgcttacaccatggccacagcaacgccagatccaagccccagctgcgacctacaccacagctcatggcaacgccggatccttgacccactgagcaaggccagggactgaaaccgcatcctcttggatcctagtcgggttcattactgctgagccacgacgggaactcccgggttgttttccttttaagGAGCAAAAAGTGTGTTTCACATCCTTGAGAACTTAATTTGCAGCTAGATTTCTGCGTATTTAACTCACCCCAATGTTGCAAAGTTTGTTCTGAagggaagaaagcagagaaagaaaaggtggcTATGTTCTGaacaaatgtaaacattttttgaaagtttttcctGTGCAAAGTACTTAATTCCGTGTAAATCGAATCGGTTAAGGAACTTCGAAGATACCCAATTTGGGCTTTAAGAAATGTAAAACGGGAGAGGAAAGGATTCAGTACTGAGGCTAAAGATTTGTGAAACCTGATTATAATAACAGATCCATTCCTAAATGAGGCCAGTCTTAGAATCAATTCCATTTAAAAACCATtatgtgtggggagttcctgctgtggctctgtggtaacagaCCCGACCCCGACGAGCATCgctgaggaggtgggttccaccccgggcctcgctcagcagggttaaggatgcagcattgccctgagctgtggcgtaggtcgcagacgtggctcggatcctgcgttgctgtggctgtggtgtaggccggcagctgcagctctgattagatctggggacttccatgtgcctcaggtgcagctcttaaaccaaaccaaaccaaacctaaCCAAACCATTGTGTGCTAGACACTGGGATTAAGATGAAACTCTCTCTTGGAGTTTGGATGTTAGAAGGTGTGCCAGCCAATTAAAAAGGACTAAAATTAGATAGAGTATTAAAGGGAGTAGGAAGGAAGTAAACTGGGTGCTGGTCACAGCATTTCCAAACTTCACATCTGAAGTGTCTTCATGTGGGCACCCACAGTAGACCTCTGAAAAGCGGCACTGAAATGCTTTTCTAGGTTAATGGCTGGCTTGAGGCAAGTGGATGGGGACGTTTTCCCAGGCGAATAGTGTAAAGGGCCAttcactgcccacccccacccccaccccccaaaaccccTCCTACGGAAGTGTTGGAGTCATCACTGAGTCAGTGGTAACCCCTAATAGGACAGTGGTGAATTAGTAACGGGACATGGATACGGAGAGCTTAGAGGAAATGGCAACATTTTCATAACTGCCACCTGTGAGGTGTGTTCCCCTGCTGGCACCCTGACTGGTGCTCATTTTGCAGGTCAGCTACTTCTCTTGGAAACAGTGTGGCCAAGGGGAGGAAGAATGTCTCTCAGGTCTCCCTTTGAGGAGGTGGCGTTCAAACGACCAGAACTGGACTAGCATGTTTGAATTTCCTGGAACGCTAGGCCCTGCGGCTTCCTTGGGAAGCTCTGCAcctcccaccccgccacccctAGGCCTCTGGAGTCGAGGGCGGCTCTTGTCGGCAGCCCCCATCCTGCCCAGTTGTGGGGGCCAGGGCGGATGGGAGGGGCGGCACcgcggggctggggagggcaaggggctggggagggggctgcgcaGGGGAGAACTGTTGCCTCTGCAAGGGGAGGGCCCTCCGGACCCTGGGAGAAAGGCTctctggggagggaggcgggaggcgcagcttggctctggggcggggcgggggggggcctgAAACCTAACAAGGGGGCGGAACTCAGGGAACGTAACTATGGCGGCGTGACGAAAGGGAACGCAATGAAAGGGGGCGTGCCTAGAGGGGCCCAAGGAGAGCGAACTTAAGTAAGGGGGGGCTGCCTGGAGACGGCCCAACTAAGCCGGGTGAGGTGAGGCGGAGGACGGGGCACACGGTTGCTGACAGGGCGCTGCCTTAGTGGTTCAGCTCCCGCTCAGGGAACGTCCCGTCATGTCGCGCCTTTACCTTTGGTCCCCACTGCTCCTCCTCTCGTGGCCACCGTTGTGGCTTCTGGTCCAGGTAGCTCAGGCGTCGGGGGACTGGGCCCTGGACCATGTCGCCCTGACCTCCGACCCCCCAGGGCTGACCTCTGAACGCTCACTGGACTCGCCCCATGTGCTTGCACCCTCGGCAGAGCCGGGGGGCTTGGCTTACTCGACGGCCTCCTCTCCAGCCCAGATGTTCGCCCCGCCCAGTCAGGAGGTAACGGAGACTTTCGTTCCAGACCCGGACTTGGATTCAGTTGGTGAGTTGCCTGCAAGGCCAGATCACTTTTCTGTTGACCAGCAGCATCTGAATGACAGGCTAAGGCAGCATCAGAATTTCCCAGAGGTGCCTCTAGTGCTAGGTTGGGATCAGAGTCAGGGCTTAGTTCTGCCTGTACTCCAAAGGAAGGTTGAGAGGGTAGGTCCAGATCAGGCTGAAGATCACCAATTATTTGCAATACTTGTTCCACCTCTAGGTAGCAAGAGTTCAAAACCAAGCAAATTTGTTGTTTCACCCCCAAACTAGAAGAAAGATCTGTTTCAGCACCGACAGCTTGCCAAACTTAGTGTTGGCACTAGGGGCCAGTCTGAAGAAACTCAGCAACTGGAGGGAACAGTGGCAGGATAATCATTTCGATCCCGGTGTGAGTGTCTTTTATCCTAATCTACCTACAGATTTTGTAGAGGATCCAGATCCACCTACTGAGCCCCCTGAGGAGGTGGAATCCTCACTCCAGGAAGAGGCCCCTGCTCAGCATCCACAGCCCACAGAAGAGGTAGTATCACCTCCACTTGAGCAGGAGGCTCTGTTTCAGCCTCCAGAGGCCCCTGAGGAAATGGAAACTTCAAGCCTTCAGGAGGCCCTCCTAGCTCAAGCTTCGGAGATACTTAAGGAGGCTGGAGGGCAGCCATCAGCACATCATAGGGTAAATGAAGCTCAGCAGTCAGGCAGGCACAGTGTCACTGTGACACCTCTGGATCTGGCCCTTACCGTAACTCCAGAGGTCACTAAAAAGGTTGAACCTTCTCCAGTCCAGCAGGATGGCTTATTGCAGGCCCCAGAGAGCCCTGAGGAGTCTGAAACTCCTCCAGTCCTGGAGGAGGCCCCACCTCAGCCTCCAGAGCGCCCCGAAGAGGTTGACTTTTCACTCCAGCAGGAGACCCAAGCTCAGCCTCCAGAGCGCCCTGAGGAGGTGGAACCTTCCCCAGTCCAGCTAGGGTCCCCAGCTCACGCCCCAGGGTTCCCTACCCAGGATGTACTTCAGAGGCCAGAGAGCGGTGAGCTAGAAGCTCCGCATCATCAGCCGCATCCCCTTCATTTGCACTTGCCCAATGGACACCTCAGCCTCTGGATTTGGGACTTACCATCACTCCAGGGCCTACTAAGGAAGCTGAGTCAACTACAGCCCAGCAGGAGGCCCTGCCTCAGCCTGTTGAGCACCCTGAGGAGACGGAATCTTCTCCAACCCAGCAGGAGACCTCAGAGAAGCCTCCAGAGCCTCCTGGGGAGGTTGAGCCTTTGAGTGAGCAGGAGCCACCAGCTCAGCCTTCTGAGCCTCCTGGGGAAGATGAACCGTTTCCAACCCAGCAGGAGACCCCAGTGCAGCTCTCAGAGTCTTTGGAAGAAGCTGAAACTTCTCCAACCCAGGAAGGGACCCCAGCTCTGTCTGCAGAAGAGGTAGAACCTTCTGCAACCCTGCAGGAGCAACCAGCTCAGCCTCCAGAGCCGCCTTCTGGGGAGGCGGAGCCTTTGCCAGCTCAACAGGAACAGCCAGCTCAACCTCCAGAGCATCATGAAGTGACAGTTTCACCTCCAAGTCACCATCATGCTCACAGTCAAACGTAGCCAATGTCACTGTCAAGCCTGTGGATGTGGGGCTTACCATAAGCACAGAACCCAGGCCAGAGGTGGGACCTGGGTCTCCAAATCCGCACAAGCCTTCAACTCAGCCGTCGGTGTCCCACACCAGTGTGGGATTTTCTACAACCCAGCATGAGGCCCCCACgctgcctccacagccacctgaggaAGTTGAACCTTTGCCAGTTCAACAGGAGGCTCCAGATCAATCTCCAGAAGCTGCTGCCGTTCATGAGGAGGCCCCGGGTCAGCATCCAGAGGCTCCTGGTGAGGTTGAATCCTCCCCAGCTCAGCAAACAGAGCTCTCTAACGAGTATGTCGCTATCTCTCCAGAGCATCACGTGACAACAGTTTCTCCGCTAGGTCAGGATCAAGCTCAGCTTCCGCAGCGGCCCAGCAGTGTCACTGTTACACCTGTGGATCTTGTGCTCACCTTAAGTCCAGCATCCAGTAATGAGGTTGAAGCTTTTCCACTGCCACCAGAAACCTCGGTGCAGTCTGCGGTGTCCCCTGAGCCGTCGCAACTGTTGTCAGGCCAGCAGGAGTTTTCAGGTCAGCATTCAGCCCCAGCTCGGCCTGAAGAGGTTCCTGAGGAAACCGAACCTGCTCCCAGCCATCAGGAGCACCCAACTCAGCCTCCAGAGGCCTCTGCAGAGGTCGAAGCTCAGCCTTCAGTAAATGAAGAGGCGACGTTCTCACCTCCAGGTCCCGGTGAAGCGCAACGTCCAGGGTTGTCTAGTGCCACAGGGAAACCTTTGGATCTGGCGCTTGTCTTAACTCTAGAGCCCACTAAGGAGGTGGAAACCTCTCCAGTGCAGCAGGAGGGCCCT from Sus scrofa isolate TJ Tabasco breed Duroc unplaced genomic scaffold, Sscrofa11.1 Contig622, whole genome shotgun sequence includes these protein-coding regions:
- the LOC110259004 gene encoding leucine-rich repeat-containing protein 37A-like, producing the protein MSRLYLWSPLLLLSWPPLWLLVQVAQASGDWALDHVALTSDPPGLTSERSLDSPHVLAPSAEPGGLAYSTASSPAQMFAPPSQEVTETFVPDPDLDSVDFVEDPDPPTEPPEEVESSLQEEAPAQHPQPTEEVVSPPLEQEALFQPPEAPEEMETSSLQEALLAQASEILKEAGGQPSAHHRVNEAQQSGRHSVTVTPLDLALTVTPEVTKKVEPSPVQQDGLLQAPESPEESETPPVLEEAPPQPPERPEEVDFSLQQETQAQPPERPEEVEPSPVQLGSPAHAPGFPTQDVLQRPESGELEAPHHQPHPLHLHLPNGHLSLWIWDLPSLQGLLRKLSQLQPSRRPCLSLLSTLRRRNLLQPSRRPQRSLQSLLGRSNQLSLQSRLLGRRSLCQLNRNSQLNLQSIMK